The Brassica napus cultivar Da-Ae chromosome C1, Da-Ae, whole genome shotgun sequence DNA segment GTTTCTTTAATGTGACCTCGTGATATCGAAAGCTATGTGTTGTTGATCTTCTCTCAACTTCCATCTGTGTTCAATTCTCAGGCTTTGCTACCGTTATCTCAAAGGTGGCCCTCCTCATTACCAAGCATCTTCAAGGTTTCGGTTTCAACCATGTCAAACAATCTCAACGGACATGTGAGCTTGCCCTCAGAGCCTCAGAGAGCTTACCAAGTCGTCGTGGCCGCAACCAAGGAGATGGGAATCGGTAAAGACGGGAAGCTTCCCTGGACTTTACCTACCGATCTCAAATTCTTCAAGGAGTTAACTCTGACCACTTCTGATCCCTCCAAGAAGAACGCTGTCGTAATGGGTAGGAAGACGTGGGAGTCTATCCCCACAAAGTATAGACCACTCTCTGGTCGTCTCAACGTTGTCCTAACTCGCTCGAGCGGCTTTGACATAGCCAACACAGAGAATGTTGTAACGTGTAGAAGTATAGATTCTGCTTTAGATTTATTAGCTGGACCACCTTATCGTCTCTCtattgagaaggtgtttgttaTAGGAGGCGGCGAGGTCTTGAGGGACTCGTTGAACGGGCCGAGATGCGAAGCTATTCACTTAACTGAGATTGATACGAGTGTCGACTGTGATACGTTTGTTCCGGAGATTGACGCTTCTGCTTATCAGCCTTGGTGTTCTTCTCTTCCAGTATGTGAAAATGGACTTCGGTTTTCATTCACTACTTATGTTCGCGTGAAGAGCGATGAGTCTAAGGAGGGTCTTCATGTTGATTGGAGGAAGTTTTCTTCTTTGCTTCCTAAAAAGGTTTTTGAGCGGCATGAGGAGTTTCTGTATTTGAATATGGTTAATGAGATTATCTCAAATGGAAATGTGAAGAACGATAGGACAGGGACTGGTACATTATCTAAATTTGGTTGCCAGGTGCTGTCACAACATCTCTTGATGTGTTA contains these protein-coding regions:
- the LOC125575152 gene encoding bifunctional dihydrofolate reductase-thymidylate synthase 2-like isoform X2, which produces MRCLHNPIKTLPFAFKSALLPLSQRWPSSLPSIFKVSVSTMSNNLNGHVSLPSEPQRAYQVVVAATKEMGIGKDGKLPWTLPTDLKFFKELTLTTSDPSKKNAVVMGRKTWESIPTKYRPLSGRLNVVLTRSSGFDIANTENVVTCRSIDSALDLLAGPPYRLSIEKVFVIGGGEVLRDSLNGPRCEAIHLTEIDTSVDCDTFVPEIDASAYQPWCSSLPVCENGLRFSFTTYVRVKSDESKEGLHVDWRKFSSLLPKKVFERHEEFLYLNMVNEIISNGNVKNDRTGTGTLSKFGCQMTFNLRRSFPLLTTKRVFWRGVVEELLWFISGSTNAKLLQEKGIHIWDGNASREYLDGIGLTEREEGDLGPVYGFQWRHFGAKYTDMHADYTGQGFDQLSDVINKIKNNPDDRRIIMSAWNPSDLKAMALPPCHMFAQFYVANGELSCQMYQRSADMGLGVPFNIASYSLLTCILAHVCDLVPGDFIHVIGDAHVYKNHVRPLQEQLENPPKPFPVLKINPEKKHIDSFVAADFELIGYDPHKKIDMKMAV
- the LOC125575152 gene encoding bifunctional dihydrofolate reductase-thymidylate synthase 2-like isoform X1, with amino-acid sequence MFRCLHNPIKTLPFAFKSALLPLSQRWPSSLPSIFKVSVSTMSNNLNGHVSLPSEPQRAYQVVVAATKEMGIGKDGKLPWTLPTDLKFFKELTLTTSDPSKKNAVVMGRKTWESIPTKYRPLSGRLNVVLTRSSGFDIANTENVVTCRSIDSALDLLAGPPYRLSIEKVFVIGGGEVLRDSLNGPRCEAIHLTEIDTSVDCDTFVPEIDASAYQPWCSSLPVCENGLRFSFTTYVRVKSDESKEGLHVDWRKFSSLLPKKVFERHEEFLYLNMVNEIISNGNVKNDRTGTGTLSKFGCQMTFNLRRSFPLLTTKRVFWRGVVEELLWFISGSTNAKLLQEKGIHIWDGNASREYLDGIGLTEREEGDLGPVYGFQWRHFGAKYTDMHADYTGQGFDQLSDVINKIKNNPDDRRIIMSAWNPSDLKAMALPPCHMFAQFYVANGELSCQMYQRSADMGLGVPFNIASYSLLTCILAHVCDLVPGDFIHVIGDAHVYKNHVRPLQEQLENPPKPFPVLKINPEKKHIDSFVAADFELIGYDPHKKIDMKMAV
- the LOC125575152 gene encoding bifunctional dihydrofolate reductase-thymidylate synthase 2-like isoform X4, with protein sequence MSNNLNGHVSLPSEPQRAYQVVVAATKEMGIGKDGKLPWTLPTDLKFFKELTLTTSDPSKKNAVVMGRKTWESIPTKYRPLSGRLNVVLTRSSGFDIANTENVVTCRSIDSALDLLAGPPYRLSIEKVFVIGGGEVLRDSLNGPRCEAIHLTEIDTSVDCDTFVPEIDASAYQPWCSSLPVCENGLRFSFTTYVRVKSDESKEGLHVDWRKFSSLLPKKVFERHEEFLYLNMVNEIISNGNVKNDRTGTGTLSKFGCQMTFNLRRSFPLLTTKRVFWRGVVEELLWFISGSTNAKLLQEKGIHIWDGNASREYLDGIGLTEREEGDLGPVYGFQWRHFGAKYTDMHADYTGQGFDQLSDVINKIKNNPDDRRIIMSAWNPSDLKAMALPPCHMFAQFYVANGELSCQMYQRSADMGLGVPFNIASYSLLTCILAHVCDLVPGDFIHVIGDAHVYKNHVRPLQEQLENPPKPFPVLKINPEKKHIDSFVAADFELIGYDPHKKIDMKMAV